Proteins encoded within one genomic window of Lynx canadensis isolate LIC74 chromosome B2, mLynCan4.pri.v2, whole genome shotgun sequence:
- the PKIB gene encoding cAMP-dependent protein kinase inhibitor beta produces the protein MRTDSSKMTDVEPVVNNFASSARTGRRNAVPDIQGSAGTSGISELPLRLEALSMEEDVKKKDEETTQCQLEKPPKEEK, from the exons ATGAGGACAGATTCATCGAAAATGACTGATGTGGAGCCTGTGGTCAACAATTTTGCATCTTCAGCAAGGACAGGCCGCCGGAATGCGGTGCCAGACATCCAGGGCTCAGCGGGGACAAGTGGAATCTCGGAGTTGCCCCTCAGACTGGAGGCCCTCTCCATGGAGGAAG atgtaaaaaagaaagatgaagaaacaacACAATGCCAATTGGAAAAGcccccaaaagaagaaaaatga